The segment GAGTTCGACTCATtcaaaaatcaatctttttatatttttacttcacaTCTGAGATTAATGTATGAGTGAAACTTATTCAGCTATGAAAGAAGATTTATCATTTCAGATGCTTTTGCAcgatttatttaaacttttttcatatttgtgaaGATGAAATTTTACAATCGATTTGTTTATTGATATcttaatatattagatttatcaaattttgtacacttaagtatttttgatgataatactcttttttaatactttaatttgttgttaattgataaatttatttaagctttAATTCCTTGCATGTGGTACCAAATGATATAGAATTTTAGAGAtattgattgcaaaattccacaatatttgtaaaaatatattataattttacaactgagaagtagaaaataattaaaataaaaagaagttctCTTTTAAAACTTACatattactattaattaaaatgtgttttaaaagctgttagttttatatttgaactaaaatgtgataatttgcttaattttggaaatatggctgtgaaattatgcatttattttctattttatgacCACTTTTCTATTGTACAGTGTATTTCCCattttcagagttcattgttgcaAGTGACATTCGTACCAAGGATTTCACTTGTAATTTTTCACTCTAAAAATTGACAAGTGACATTCgtaaatttcataagaatatatatataattacagatATCTgcatgaataatttatgaataaaagtagttaaaacaaaatgtattagcAATTTTCCTTACCTCCTTTAGGCACACtcacagataattttaaaagtgtggtatttcttcctttttgatattttaattgattttttttatgctcaTTTATTAAGTTTTAGTTGTTAAATGAATTCTTACTTTTTGTGTGATTAGGTTTGAACTTCTAAAGTTAATgcttactttaaaatgtttatctgCATTTCAGCATGCATTCTTAGCATATTTATGCTTcccaaaatgtatatttgatgTGCTTTGCTAAAAATGTGTTCCTGTATTAAGTGAAAGCCTTTCACCCTTAATACATTATGCCTAATGCATTAAAGgtgaaaattatctaattaatcttagtatttacaaatttaattgcttttaatttaacaatatggTGTTGCTACACGTTTATTTTTACTATCATATGAATactatttaatgaattaagaatccagaaaaatttatgtaaatgtaaCAGCTAACATGTAAAATTATCTGAATCATATTTCTGCTAAAGTATTTGTGGATGTATCTTAGGCACGGATTATGGCACCATTGCTGGAAGATAAGGAGTTATTCAAAAGTTGCATGAACATTTTTGCCTATCAAGTTCATTCAGTACTGTTGCATTTTGATATGCAATAGTTCTTTCATTGATAATAATGTTACCATCCATTGATAAGAATGATCAAAGTTATTTCCTGAGTATGACTTTTGCGTTCCAACATCTAGTTTAGTAATTGCCAAGCCCTAACTTAGAACATAAAAAATGCTGGAATGATACATTCAGCAGACATCTCCTATCCTATCTAGAAGTTTGTTTATCAAATGTCGGATAGTTTTTTAACCttaaatattctttagtgtctaaacatttttaaaaatatgggcCAATTCTAAAATGGatccattaaaatatatatcaatgctTCTAATCCATTGCGCCTActgttttaagaaagaaatttgtaagatgaaaaagaattataCTTTCCTCGCTTTTtagaatacttattttatttctgtaggtGTGATTATATATAGATTATTGCTATTCAGAGAAGAGTTTTAACTGTGCATTTGTTTCTTAGATAATTTGAATCATTTGaggttttatatttcctttttgtttcagaaggttgtattttattttaatatttttttttgttgttgttgatacTATATTCATCTGTTCATCATCAGAAAAGTTTTAATGTATACTATataccaaattaaatatttaataaatagaggcattttattaaaaattgcatttttaaatccacttaaaggtattttattttttaattctaattctataGAACAAGACTACAATTTGCAGAACAGCAAAAGGATATTTATTCCTGGTTTTTATGTTATGAAAGTTTCAAATTCATGTCATATTCAGGAATTGCCTAAAATTATACTTTGCCATAACTTACAAGAGCACtttatctgatttaaaatatttaagattttcctTTAGAAGTAAtcataattcattcttaaaaaatgtaattatagcaaaatttttcaactttaaaataaattaagtacgaggtgtgataattatttattttattcatgtatattATGAGAGGAAATATATTTGCTTTcgtattaaaaagtgaaaaaaaaaaagttaaaagtgaaTTAATATTGGATTTTTACTTAGAAACTGCCTTGAGGCCTTCAAAATCCATTCAACATACAAAATCTGCTTGAGGAATTTACAGTTTTGGGAAGGAAAGAGATTTTTGAGTCTgttgttgcatatttttaaaatttactgctgTGTGAACACagcattaattttttcatttatcaatctTGAAATTTGCTTCTATTTGTGATACATATTTCCCTTAttgaaaaagacaaaatatcatgtaaaaattttatagtacAGAATGGATTgatgattttgtaaaaataacaaCTATCTAAAATTAAGTTCACgccatgttttgaaatttaatttcatgtatcAGATGAAACACTGATAAACAGTTttgatgatttattaaaatattcccgCTAAAATGCATGTGTTAAATTTGGTATACccaaaaattttactgtaaacttattcatttgttaaacaacattttatgtttttaacatatttttatatgagtcatcattatattttttattttatgttgaatattattgaatatttttcattacttactACATTGCTGATTTCTCCCAGATTGAGTTTCTTTGCTGTTATATTATCCAATTGAGTATagttttaaacttcttttaattcaaattagctgagttcaaattttattctgtaaattctCTATGTTAAAATTAACTTCTATAATGAGAATTTCTTTTGgctaatttgaaatcaaaacagtttacctttttcttttcttcttttttacttccTCTTTTACTTCTGtgtgattttctttaatttctttaagatCTTTAcaatcaaaaaatgaataataatttcccatttaaaaaagttttgaatgcaTCTGATCAGAATTTcactgtttattttaaagttttactcagtatttaaaatgcattatactttgtatttacaataattgatatatttaaggatgcatagaaaaataagaaaattagaatCAATTGAATGACACCTCTCAAATGTCTATTCTTTCCTATGTTTACAGTTAAGCTCACATCATATAATCATCATTTTTGAACATCTCTATTtataggattttttaaacataatatttttaagttgtcaTATAAGATGCGAAAACATTTTACAGCTGAGACTGATAAACatagagttatgaaatttggtgtgtagcTATTTCTTCTGTTACAGTGGATGATTTAGGAAAGGCTTCTCTAAATTTTagtcatatttttgatttaaaaaaaaggagatttcaattaaattttaattatattttggaatcATACTATTTTTggtggattttttaaaactatttctgtgCTTTCCTAATCATATactaatattatttgtttaaattattgtttaaatgaagCACATTAgctaattttttcatttgttttagatTCTATTTTGTTGAAGAATCAGAACTGGCAGCcactgaaacaaagaaaattacaTAAGTGTGGGATATGTTCATATTCATCCCCTTTTATCAGTGCTgtaaaaaaacatcttttgaCGCATACAGGTGAAAAGCCTCACAGATGCGGTATTTGTGGACGATGTTTTTCCGATAAATCAaaccttaaaaaacattttgccaCCCATGTTTCTCTTTAAGTAGCTTGAATTGTATCCTATTTAGGAGACGAAAACTTTTAACTGCTGTCTTTATCTacaaagttttcataaaataggtagtagtatatatttttttccaaattatttaaaaaaagaacctaGTTTATAAGCTATATTATGTGACAGATTTATTGTAGCTTGTCAGTCTTACAAGTCAATTTATTGCAGCGTGATTTTCATGTATTTGAAAGTTTGATTATACttgacttcagtttttttttttttttttttttttttttttttttgtaaaattgggggaaaaatttctataaagttaatataaaattgtttatttttaatattttttcagttgtaAACTGTGCATTCATTTgaagcaaattattttcttcaaaacatgatgctcattttttctatctttacttataataaaggtgtgtgtgtgctTACAATCTGCAGGCctttgacttagagctaccaaactcGGCACATATACACTTTAGAGGACGAGAATGTACACCtctgagcgatttttttttaaatatttagttagaattttaattaaatgaaaattacgcgaaaatgtttaaaaatttacagcGCAAAACagatttttgcatcatcttaaaatccaagcaataatcttttcaatattaccaatgttttaacctataaatcaagtttttatttttggtgaattaaaataatatttcattcatattttctaaaaaaatgaaaataaaatttcacctgTCAAGCGTGTTATGAGTGTGTgggaaaaattaactttcatcCGTGCTTTACCACTACGTTgagaaaaactaaaattgaaagatTTACTGCAAACTAAATGTTGGAAAATGTAATGCTTACCAAGTGCTTATATGAAATgacataaatatgaaatgtgatattttttaaaaaaaatgtgacaaaaagTTTTCTGTGAtgatttaaaatagctatattaataaatctatatttgaGTTTCATTTAAGGTATGCATAATTTAATACGTATAGGATATCCAGGGCCCACGACTTTATTAACTGActtatatatacagtggtggccaaaagtgtggacattttctgaaggtttcatgtttttcaactttgcatgcttgtacaatatattaattttcacttaaatacaaatgtttatatatcaaattgaaggaaatttaatgtagaatttaataacaaaaacagtataacaatatctgtatctttttaaaagttgtttcatTTAACTTAATTCACAAATGAGATTTTTTCTGTTGTGATTCTTATAAAATGTGACATATTAGAAACTGCATGTGGTAATATCACAAGCATCTTCTTGTGCTTTATTGTGAGGAGAATATGCCTTTTGCTGATGTTTCGTATGAAAATCTTGTTTTCTGAGGCAATTCCTTGCTCATTAGaatgtgtaaattatttttattgaaattccatttcatttgTATGTAGTATGAATAactatttgcttcattttttttttcttctggaaattgctgctttattgtaaaattatttggaaatcaaAGATGATATGcagaaaaatttcttgtaaaatccTTCAtagcataattaatattttactgagaTTTCCACTGGCCATAATCTCTTGAATATGTttagaaaagatattaatttgttttaaggaTATTAATTGTTGCACCTTATTTATAAGAGAGTTACATTTGATTTGTGTAGCAttcctttgttttgtttttgtcttCTCTTGTAAGTTAATATGTATGCCTAAACAATTCTCAACTGAcagttattgtaattttttaccagatttgaaattaaaatgttgtcattttaaaatttaacattcttttcttttatatagtttcaaaatagCATAaagaatttgaagataaaattttttatattactaaatataaagaattttattactgtattttgttgtattttgaaaatattttgatatatgccaataaaagaagttttttgtgatttttttataactttttctgtttaaaaattaacaatttttcaatatttaattttattttacaattatttttttattctacaacTATAGTTTTTTGACATAATTTAAAAGAGCAGTAATCTAAGCTTTAGTCAAATTTGGCATTAATTGGTTTTAGTAAAGTTTTTTAGAAGTTcctaattagttttaaaattgatgTGCATCATTACTTAAGTTCCAAaggagaaattcaaaatttatgatgaataaatcTCATCTTATAAGTTACTTTTCTGTGTGTAAAGATAGAACTTTGGAATCGGTCTTCGTAGACTGCAATTTTGTATCGATATTTGTTCCTGAtgactttttaaagtttaatattttcagaatttaattatcaaataattaatttattttagatgaatCCTCAAGCTGAAGaacgaaatgaataaattaaaaaaaaaatctgtactttTAAGTATTTGcagaaggaaaataaaagttcctttatatttttagtcAAACTTTTATCAGAATTTCTCTACATTAACTCGATTATTTAGTTTGTTGGACtttaaaaaacatcattaaaaaccCCGAATTTATTCCTTTCTTgcaactaattataaattaagtataaaaaccaattattaaaaatcgattttttttcaaagtattgcTAATATAAacgcaggggtgtttgtgctccggggaaaccccggaattccggggattttgaacttcgatacccggaaattccgggcaTCGttgttcaaaaggaagtaggaataataatgaattatttattttgatctgggtaattttgtttgctttgaaagcagaaaacgcaaggtcagtgtgtgtggtgaaaacttttcctttctttctccaaaggcagtgattatacgtgaaaagggggaaaaaacttcttttttgttctttccttattgcgagttatgactcattcccccggttctcggacattctcttctggatttttttcggcaagtaggcgcggcagaaaaaaaaagggagagacttcgttcgaccagatgtgcgatcacgtgactctgggttcaaaggtcttatctctcctggcgtggcgccaataagtagagaaggggggtttttcgccgtattagctatttgtcattgatcgcttcgcaacttttttttctccgctgtgtaaaattttcgtttcatttattgatgcacgtgtaaatttttcgtttcgcttattgaaatattttttttatttatgtacgaaagagaatttcactttgaaatttcagcatatgaaacagaaattaccccttaaaaattcatgtctaattagttttacagcattagatccagagctaagaggtaaaaccagtacaatattagcttttgaaaaattatcattttttatgtcGCATATTTTTAGTGATAGTGAAAAgacaaaagtagaagctgaaataaggttataccaaaGAAAGGTTataccaaagaaatgctctacacatctgatgaaagtggaaatcaagtcaagtgtacaattgataaatattggtctaaagtttttaatttaaaagacgatttcacaaatgattataagtatcctacattgactaaattggtcaaagcctgccttagctgcttccatggcccattagtggaaagtgcattcaacttaatggatacacttgtcactgactatagaacctctcttaaaattgattccctagatgcagtgcagactattaaatatgatttaatggcttctaaagaaacctcatgtgaaaaatatggctcaaagaatccaatgactgatccaattcacaaagatctcttactgaatatgaacagaagttggaaaacatatcaagaggacttaaaaacatgtatttcagatgagtcacctataaaagtccctgaaaaaccttctacattagcagaaaagcaaactgcttctacctctgcatgtgctgttctcgaggaaatttcttcaactgtaaatgaggaaaataaaagtcaaccttcctgcaattatgaagttcaccacaaaagaaagacaagcccacaaacatcagaaaataaaaaaaagcagcagaaattagataatttttttaaaagaattaattcaggtaatttaaaatatttgcataaaatgtagtagtttatatgtttaaaaatttatggttattaattttgcaaaaaaagtaattcattaaacttttataattaggtcattcaatacttcataattgtaatttttcattcccccctcccctttctcgaaactccaaaatgccggtagtaagtccgtaaaagtttcaggggattttttggggtcccacaaacacccctgtaaacGTGTGAAGTAAAATTCTAAACTATTTGCATGTTTTGAAAGTCTTCTAAACAATATGTTCACTGAAAATCAGTGCTACACTTTACTTTCACCTACAGTTGCTGTAATATTATATGTAAGTATCTGGCCTATATCTTTTATCTTCTTGTCTTGGTATTTTTTCAGTGCAAGCTTTTTCCGTTTGAAATTGGAATATTCCAACTTTTATagcaagcaaatattttttcctaaaccATCAATGAACTCAGATAACCTTTTGGTAAGAAATATtcgaaacattttgaatattaaatataagaaatttccaAAGTTTTTGGTAAATCTTAATTGTATGGATAGTACcagatagaatataaaattttcgcAGATATTGATGCTTTAAATGCTTCAAAACATTGAAGTATCATTTATAtctcattgaaaaaaatgtctgTTAAGACTTTTTAAGTCAAGAAATCTTTTGTGTATAGTATATATCTTGGCGgtaatttttttaaggtaattcTTTAGATTAAAGTACATAGGAATATCAGAGTAATATGCGTGAAGAATAAAGTGGAGAACCATTATCTAACATTATGAAAAAGGGTTCATTTTCACCATTATcattatagaaaatttcagaaactcaacaattttcagaatttaaatacccatcatttcaaaaaaaaaaaagtttaacaggATAAGTGAGCGACGGtcggaaatattttattattattattacttcttgCATTGTTCATGTATACATATGTGTCGCATTTATATCttgatttattcgaaattattacttttatttttttctttacagctttctaaatctttaaaataagacCTCTGATCGATTAACTTATTCTAGATTTTTGTTTTAGGTTATGAGTACGTAATTTGATGATGTTTCTTTATGAATTGTTTCAGCGCCTTCCTTTACTACAAGAACTCTAGAATTTCCAGCATTGTCAAgactttattgtaatttttgctCATTTCTGCTGGAAATATTGTTCGTACAAAAACGGTTAAAAACCacttattttgtgtaaaattattgatatattcgATGGCAAAGGCAGTCCTTGTCCCTTTCCCTCCTTTTTAGATATTTAGGTGAATCTTGTGTGTTTATCTTCTTTATTcgtttctttctctttatttctttatattattcagaattttggatctttgtatgtatgtattaactgttctcattaaatttaaatctatcaattttaaaattttagtaagtatttcaaaattgattgaaTGAATGAGAAAGTTACGCCGCAATTAGAATTTCTATGATGTAagactttgttttattttaatattttgttcgaTTTGTTAGTCTAGATTA is part of the Argiope bruennichi chromosome 10, qqArgBrue1.1, whole genome shotgun sequence genome and harbors:
- the LOC129989188 gene encoding uncharacterized protein LOC129989188, with the protein product MDTLVTDYRTSLKIDSLDAVQTIKYDLMASKETSCEKYGSKNPMTDPIHKDLLLNMNRSWKTYQEDLKTCISDESPIKVPEKPSTLAEKQTASTSACAVLEEISSTVNEENKSQPSCNYEVHHKRKTSPQTSENKKKQQKLDNFFKRINSGHSILHNCNFSFPPPLSRNSKMPVVSP